caactgaacaattactgcagtaaccccttgggtgaagaagaattgttagttaatttcagtgttgtcaggtgtatgaggacagaggagaatatgtagagaatagaccCGACTATctgatgtgtgtgtgtagtcaaaaggaaaatgaaccgtaactagagaaggattcaatgtactgtccggccagtcaaaggaccgcataactctctagcggtagtatgtaacAGCAGTTGCTATCAAATACAGAGTATTCAATTCATGAAATACTAAAGACACTTAGGTGCTCCTTACTGACAGGAACACTGATCTATATGATACAATTGGTTTCGATCCACAAATTAAAAACTCAACATCACGTTAAGAGTAGGCCTAGGTTACGTAAAAGGATACGGTTTGTAATAGACTACGttgcaaaataagaaaaataagttatACAAGTTATTAAATAATAGCAATTTTCAATAATTCCGGCTAAAATTGTACTAGACCTAACCATGGATCTACAGACTAAATACTTCAAAAtggtattacatttaaaacaactctagTGCTTATCGACATTAGAGCTAACTGAGAACCGAGGTAACAGATAATTCACTTTCAGGAACCGAGGGAAGCTTATCTTTTATTGATGAGTATTCAGTAGTGACCAAGGGCACGGTCGCCTCCTTTGCTTGTCTAACCAGATAGTGCGTCAATTTGCATCGTCCTACCGCTTGTATAAAGCCGTTTGGTTCCAGTTTTTACTACATCACGTGAATCGTATCGCGTTCCAAAATGATTCTTGTTAAGGATCATTGTaagagaaatttttttaaataatattatagGAAGTAACAAATTACTCCTattaacttattaaaaaaaatcattattaattaagataaaatataattttgaaagtgaaactcatttcaaatgacgtcacttccCGAAATAATGTCGCGTCCCTATTCGAGAAACTTCCAAACTTAACATGTAGTATGAATTCTCCCGCTTTAGATTTCAATGACGTCACAGAACACATTATATTTGCATGGTGCGTATTACCTTTTATGCCTAGTGCACCAAACTCATCGAAATTCCACAATTCCGTTACATTACTGACATTTATATGACTGAATGATTACCTAACAagaacttcataataataataataaaaattaatactatCACTACTCATAACATCATAATGATTTTAAGATCTTAAAACATCCTTAAAAAATCCTCCCTTCGAGAGATTATTTTTAACAAGGGACTCCTGCATCCCCCAACACTATCCCCCTATATCCTCTTGAGGTTAAAGGACAGTTTCCCCTCTTCCAACTTCCATCCATTTTCCTAATGCTTTAATGCCTCTTTTTGTCTTCGTTTACCGCCACATCCCTGGAGGCCTCCTAAATCGCCCTTTTACCGTCGCCCCTGCAGTGATACAGATGGCCAGGCTGAAGTACATGATCCATCtacaataagtctctctctctctctctctctctctctctctctctctctctctctctctctctctctctctctccaattttgaatatcatttcaattcattttgcagtttttatattttttttgctggaacgaaaactctctctctctctctctctctctcctctctctctctctctctctctctctctctctctctctctctctctctctctctctctctctctctctcaaattttgaatataattttcaattcattttgttgattttatatttttttctggaactctctctctctctctctctctctctctctctctctctctctctctctctctctctctctctctcattttgaatatcattttcAATTCACTTTGCAGCTTTTTTATATTTCTTGCTGgaacaaaaactctctctctctctctctctctctctctctctctcctctctctctctctctctctctctctctctctctctctctctctctctctcaaattttgaatacaattttcaattcattttgttgattttatatctttttctggaactctctctctctctctctctctcctctcctctctctctctctctctctctctctctctctctctctagcaacctCGACTTATAATGAGAGGAATTCACGTTTAATTCTAGAACCAGTATGCCTCTTGACCTAAGCAAAGGGATAAGTACGGATTTGGTGGTCGAGTGTTATGGGGCGCAGCTATAATGGAGGCAGGAAGAGAAAATTAGACGTGTGAGTGTTCATTACCAATACAAAATTGCATACCATCAAAAAAGGTGATACTTAACGATGTTATGTCTTATCACTCCCCTAGGTGAATCCATTCatatggtgttttatatatatatatatatatatatatatatatatatatatatatatatatatatatatatatatatatatgtgtgtgtgtgtgtgtgtgtgtgtgtgtgtgtgtatcatcagctgttactagtccgctGTAGAACATAGCCTTAGACATGCcttattctgagtggggatacctaacgtggtgaaaaagtttgcacatcgtcatgatcagcaaagctgtactagtcaggatcacccatactaggatttgctgtgagtgatcagacgaaaatttcccaccatcaccaatcgcaaTGGCCAGCGTGCTGACATGAAAACCAgctaaaccccagaaatgaattgacatgtcttatgattttgatctctctctctctctctctctctctctctctctctctctctctctctctctctctctctctctctcttatatatatatatatatatatatatatatacacacatatatatatagatatatatatatatatatatacatacatatatatatctatatatctatatctatatctatatctatatatatatatatatatatatatatatatatatatatatatatatatatatatatatataatatatatatactcgccaCTTGTTAAACTTTTGAAACATTCAGCACTTGAGCGTATTTTTCAACTAAAATCCGTAATAAAAATGTAACTAAAATAAAGGAAGGCTTTATTGCAAAAATATCTATTAACTTATTGTAACTATATTGCATCACCATAAGCTTAAAATCTTTTAGACCAAAACACATTGACAAAAGCCAGATCGTATCACGTACAGCCCCAAGAACAGGACCCAATGAGAGAAGGTCTGTCAGACAAGGAATTATTGATGACTCGTCGACCTGACTTTTCACCTGCGCCAATTCTCGCTCATTTTGGTCTGACTATCACTCTCAGTAAACAGAATGCATTTATGTTAGTGGGTAACAAAGAAAAAGAGTTAAATATGCTATGCAGTTACTATCAAAATTATGTGCTGATGCTCTTAGATATCTTGAGATTAAGGTTTATTGCAATCAGAAAAATGGAGACCAACATCTGACTTCATATCTCTTATAAATGACAGGTTTGATGTCATTAATTCAAACAATGTGTTTGGAGACATGCAAATGCGCAGTTGATTTGAAAAGCacttgaaaaaaacaaataaatgtactGAATATAGTGATGGACTGCGTTAGTAAAATGAAAGTCAAATCTCTAAAAAAATAGGTGCATTTACTAATTTTAGAAGGGGTGATACTTTCGTCAAAATCACTGACTGGACTTTTCAATATGGTGAAAAACAATTTCGCATTAACTGCATCTTAACTCAAAGGCTGAAAAAGACTACTTACAACATTTCTTTGGTTGCATAAGGCAGTTGAACGGTCCATATGATCATCAAAATCCTGTAGATTTCAAGTACAGGATGAGAACACTATTACTTGGTAAAAATGTTGAAATCATGAGTGTAAAAACTAACCCTAATGAAAAGTTTCACAATCACGATATGTTGactaatatatatgaaaactaagaAGAAAAAACAAGCCAAACAAAGGGAGCTGGCGTTAGAAGTATGTCTAACAAgccttttgtttaaagatttggtgcCTCACTGTGTAAATGATTTGGATTTTTCAACGCAAGGTGACATGCCAATTGATGATACAAACTTGAAAAAACGGTCAACACCGTTATAGAAGAAGAAGTTTTGAGGTATATTAGTggttatatagtaaaaaaaaaaaattccatcaaatACCCTCATTTGGGCAATCAAGAAACTATTATTAATTCAGATAAATCGTGGATTGTCTTCAGAAGTAAGGGTTATTTGCATTTTCCCTCTAAAGAGTTCTTCCTACAATTAACTAGGCTGAGAAAGGTTTTTAACTCCATTCATGGGCAAACTCTTCgtgtaggaaaaaaaatatgttttaaaacacTCAGGGAAGAGCCTAAAAAGGCTGCAAGAGAACTTGAAATGGAGATTCATgaaaggttttgattttttttgccaaaataactgtatttttcagaatacggTGCCTTAACAACGCCATTAGATTaaataagaaattgaaaagaaaatccgacggaagaaaagaaaggaaagaaattaaactcAATATGCAGCATTACATTCTCctgttctgtaaatatatatatatatatatatatatatatatatatatatatatatatatatatatatatatatatatatatatataaataaatacatatatacatatacacatactatatatatatatatatatatatacacacacacacacacacacacatatatatatatatatatatatatatatatatacatatatatatactgtattatatatgtatgtatcatatgtcCATATGAATTATGATTTATGACTATATGCCTCTTGTATTTTGATGTgccattaatatcaataaaaacaaactaCCGGTATATTAGATTATTATCATGTATTTGTATCCATCATTATCTTCTTGGTCTCAAACAGGAAACTGGCATCGCATAAATTTTTAATTGATCAGAAAAGTCTATGCTATATCCAATGATGACTAATATACTCTTCATTCTTCATTATCCTATACAAGGATATGGTTTGAATACATTCATAGAAAAaacgtttcattattattattattattatattattattattattattattatcattattacttgctaagatacaaccttagttgggaaagcaagatgctataagcacaggggctccaacagggaagtagcctagtgaggaaagtaagcaaaactttaacaaaacaagtgaaagaggaatactatagaatggtgtgcccgagtgtaccctcaagcaagagaactctaacccaagacagaggaataacatggtacagaggctattgtactACCCAAAAATagcgaacaatgatttgattttggagtccttctcctagaagagctgcttaccatagctgaagtctctattctacccttgccaagaagaaaccagccactgaacaattacattgcagtagttaacccatagggagaagaagacttgtttggtaagctttgttgtcaggtgtatgaggacagacgagaatgtgtaaagaataggccagactattcggtgtttgtgtaggcaaagtgaaaatgaaccgtaaccagagagaaagatccaacagtctggccagccaaaggacccagtaacttccTACTacatcaacgggcggctggtgccctggccaaccttctacttaTCGTATTAGgagttaaataaaaaaatttatgcaaGTAAATGATATTATCGTTCTGTCAAAATTCCCGAGACTAAGCCAAGACGTTTCTCAGGTAACcaggatagaaagaaagaaaaaagtgaccaTCGTTGGGCTCACCTTCTCTCAGTGGGTCCTGACAAAGACTTAACGAGCTACTGACGATCATGTACAGTTAGACAGGAATTCTgggcacacctctctctgaggaaatgtaccctatcacacccttactgcgtcaTGAGTAACTAAACAGATACTGCAGGGAGAGATGGCAGACGTGGTGGGCGGGGCCACACACAGGAACtagccgcacagtaagggtgtgaaaaGGTGCACTCCCTCAGAGGTAGGTGTGCCATAAATTCATGTCTCCAACTGTACCTAAGAAAGAGAACTCTTTCCTGTAAAAGACGGGTCACAACTGGAATGCTAGAAAAACATTGAAAGGGAAATTacagatttaatttatttttaacggTGCAACAGGATCAATAAATATTGAGCCCAATAGGGAAAAAATGACAAACATTAAGGGAAGGAGAATAAACCCACAAAAATCCATGAAAAGTTAAATAATCATCCCTAAATTCGATTGGATAACAATACACAGGATAGCCAAAACATTAAGCGATAGCATCGTGAAATCCTAAAGAGAAAACAGAGTCTCGAAACGATAAAATCATAACTAAATTAGCAAAGAATAAACAATACTTGATGTTACAATCTTTAAACTTCATGATATACATTATTGGTATGGTTTATAATTCATTAACTGAAAGATAACTAGCCACGAAAATATCAAATAAACAGAAGGGGAAGATCGACGGGACCAGCTGAATACCACTAGACTAAAATGAGCGAACATTGAATGACATCGCAGCGCTGGAAGTATTCTATGAGGCTGGTATTTCAACTGACCTTCCAGCAATCTCCATTCCCAAAACCAGCCGTCCTATCAACTGGGAATCGAATGCAGAGGATAAAAGGACGGGAAATGCATGGGACGACTCTTCCAACGACTGGTACACGCTGTTAGGGTCTGACCAAGTGATCCTATAAGAAACACTGCGACCGGAAAGGCAAATGCTTTTGCACTGGACTCGTTTGCATGCATTTCGATTCACAGCTGCTATGTGGAAAGCAGTAAATACATAGGGATATTTAAACACATGAACCGAGAACCTTTGCTAATAGTAAGATTGGTTTTATAAAAAGTCCTGTTTCTGGTATTTTTATTCACGGAAATGTTATTTTCTGTGATTAAAGGTAATGACTTGGAActatggataaatatataaacatgcttGAAAACATACAGATTTACTGTAAGGGTATACAAAATAAATCAGTCATTATAAATTTTCTcgaagaaaaataaacatttaaatttcaGTATGGTATAAAAGATAGACATAACTCGTAACATAAGAAATGCCGTTCCTAAATTGGTGCAGATGTATCGTTATTTGAAATCATCTCTTAATACTTGATACTTTGCATTTAACAGTATAAGAGTTTGTGTCCACATTTCCTACCCCTACGGGTCTTCAATATCAAGTCAACAAACTCTATTGGatcagctactctctctctctctctctctctctctctctctctctctcctctctctctctctctctctctctctctctctctctctctaatagaaagaaatgacaaaaaaatattatGATGGCGATGCGTCACTTagatcatacattatatatatatatatatatatatatatatatatatatatatatatatatatatatatatatgtgtgtgtgtgtgtgtgtgtgtgtatatattccatGTATACCTACCATGGGATTTACACTAACAGACAcaaaaacaacatggatacgagagcaaactaaaatagaggatattctaacacatgtaagaaaaagaaatggacctgggaaagacataacgagaatgacagaaaatagatgggcattaagaataacaaaatgggtccctaaagactgCAGAAgtagcaagagaaggaagagaagacaatggattgacgaactaaaaaaaaaattctgggtatttaaactgccatagaaagaccataaacagaatcgaataaaaggatatgtctgaggtctttgttctgcagaggactagtaacggctgattatgatgatgatacctACCATTACTtgtttcatataaatacatacttgtatatgggagtatacatacacacgtgtgtgtgtaagaTTACCTAACAGCAAGCTCTCTTAGCCAACCCCCTGAAACCTGTTAAGATTCTATATACACAGGATGATTTTCTGTACACAAGTTGCACGATAATCATATTATTCCAATCAAGTGAGGAGTTGTCTAGTCTACGCTACGACCAGAAAATAATTACAGTGATTATGTAAGGTGAAATATGGCAGGTAATCaagcccggtgtaaaggattcaagttaccccccgtttcaaattaccccccggtaacttgaaaccggtttcagattaccgggggggtagtttgaaaccggtttcaagttaccccctctgttttcaagttaccccctcatcagaatgataaataattcatgtgacatcgcaaatatgtatcatgcatttattgttggcttcgcagcagtaggaaaagtagtttaatctggtatttaagaccaaaaattgtattagtgaattatatgacacgttaaaagtcacagactgtaattcaaggttttgtgataaaggcgaggtaaaattttattttatttctgttcgtgtgattgttgatattttcgtatttaagacctaaagtgtcatataattccctaattcacaatatttgaagttacaggctttcatttaaggtttagtgatcacggcgaggtaaaactttattttatttcagtgtgcgcgtgattgtcgagatttttttttttttttattttttctatcttctatagattttattcatgtgctttaggtgcatgagcttcgggcggcaatatgcctggagaaattgacacaaaaatcactcagaatatatggtgttgattattttatcatttatacaaatatatatatatatatatatatatatatatatatatatatatatatatatatatatatatatatatatatacacgtcttttGAACAGGATAATAGTTAACAAAATTAATGAGTAGTTGGAGTTCGTTGACATTCATGACAATCAGGGCTGACTTGGGTCCTGTCAACGGACGGTTTCTGCAAGAGAACGTGCAGTCTGTTTATCGGTTTTGGTGCGCTTCTTGGGTGGAGCAGCTGGGTCGTCGGTCTGGCGCTTTCATATCATCTGCGGTTCATTGTACCTCACCAAATTGGTACCGTTCACCATTTTCTTCAGTTCGACGTTGTTGTTTGATAGCTTAGCCTATATGGTGTTCTTTCCACACACACCTGAGACGACGTATGGCCCAGTGCGCCGTTCCTGGAAACGGCCACCTTTCCtgtcaattttgctatttgttatatttaagagtttcaacttgtcaccacgtggttgcaaacaaaaagaacgaaggaaacaatttagggagagtatcaaattaaaggattatattcttagaccgttcaaatccgggtgaatgacttattaattgacccttttctcctattcttggctcgcccatagattaaagcggctaagccaggtgtgctttgaaaatgacccaagagaactggcaatgccgctattgggctccgagtttgctcttaaaatggtttgaccatacccatagttgcaatataacaatagaactccttgtgtccatatatctttgtttattcatttattctgccaCTGATAATgaatagtaacttcgtagtatttggatgctatgcacgtgaaaaataaaagctcaaatataaattaccaacatgcatgtcgtcgtgcagacagaattaacgttgtgtaagctactgttagctcgattcattttaaaccagaggacattaaagatggtatgaagtctcgattactaggtattgctgttttgtcatttgatgaaatgagtaataagaaagaatggagctatgacaaaggggcagaagtgttatataaaccgcatggaaatgtacaggggactatttggcgaggtcttttttttctttatgatacatttcaggtaaaattcttgaacattttatgacaccgtttttcaataattttccatttcgagatcaacaacagagagaaaaaaatccatacacgaatccatcacttactattctggaaaatggtttaaataggatttgatttagcccatgataacacacagctgcctgcctttaggctaaaatcagtaacaacagttgtgagattaacacaagctgtgttcaatgtcatccatagagggctataaagtgtaacgactttaccgtagtccaggcgttttcgtatacaaacaaccaatgtaagtacagtagaagaaaacagcatgtactgtatcatgttttattaaaactgttataattgcttacaatcttgctttattaagtgtcaattatttacagatatcatgaatgatatagtatttacaacatacatacaaatacatatatatatataatatatatatatatatatatatatatatatatatatatatatatatatatatatatatatatatgtaggatcaagtaaagataagcacccccataACTGACTAGTATAGAAAAGCACCCCCGAATTTGTGCAAGTAAAGAatagcactcccatatttgagcaagtaaagataagcactccctggtcttgaataaaagcaagtaaagataagcactcccatgTTTGAGCATGTAAAGATaagcacattattataattatggtttaaactttaaacacaataaattattttgaaattttattgatatatgaaatataaaatgaaatatacaacaCTGAAATAAGATGTCGAGTCCAGAAAtcaaaaatacttgtaaaaatttaattaaaataatactgtcttgctatagtttcacaaaatctatgaaacttgtcGTTCTTGTTACGTTCGCTCCACATGAATTCATGCAAATAAGAGTTCAAAAATTCTCGTTTACATCCTATCAtccgttttattcttattttgtgtttgttcCAGTAGCTCTCTACTGCTTGTGTATGAACGCCTGTAGTCCTGTCAACAAAATTCACGGAGTGGTTAACTGTATGATGCGTATATCCAAGGTCCCTTTCAATGTTCCTGTATGCTTTCCATTGATCACTGTGAATAATTGTTCCAGGCATAACTACTTTCCTAATTATCGGCAACAGTGTTTCGGCATTGCGCGAATCAACAATCTCCATATAACCCAGGGATGGTGATGAAGTAGGATCTACTATTCCAAATACCCATAGTGGATTCTGGGGAGAACGTCCTCTATGGTGCTTTGGTTTATGGCTAAAACAAGATTCATCAATTTGTACCGTTGTGCCTGGTCCACCAAGCTTGATAGGGTTCCTTTCAAAATGTTTCAAGCAAATTTCACGAAAAAAGCTGAACATGTCAATAACTGTCACTTTTGAAACATTCAATAACTGTACGGTCTGCAAAACACTCAGTTCCTGACACCAGTAGAAGATTCCTTCAATCCACTTTTGTAAAGAAAGCTTTGAGCGATAAAAAAACGAATCTTTGCGAATTGATTCGTAGTGCTTATATTTACTGCATTCCTTAACTTGGCACTTCCAGACATATTTGTCTTGTATTGAAGAACGTTTTGTCCACTTCATTAAAATGCTACAATGAGGGCATTTTAGTTCAGCTCTCAAAAGTTTCTGCTGCTTCATCCAGTTAATTGCAGGAGTCGGGTCCTCAACCAACAGTGGCTTAAGAATTTCTTCATACAGAGAACGGTCCATGTTAAGGGTTTCTCTCAAGACTTTATACGACTTTCTGAGGTATATCATGCTAAAAAGTAAAATCTATCCGAACAGCAAaaattatatac
The window above is part of the Palaemon carinicauda isolate YSFRI2023 unplaced genomic scaffold, ASM3689809v2 scaffold116, whole genome shotgun sequence genome. Proteins encoded here:
- the LOC137635349 gene encoding uncharacterized protein, with translation MIYLRKSYKVLRETLNMDRSLYEEILKPLLVEDPTPAINWMKQQKLLRAELKCPHCSILMKWTKRSSIQDKYVWKCQVKECSKYKHYESIRKDSFFYRSKLSLQKWIEGIFYWCQELSVLQTVQLLNVSKVTVIDMFSFFREICLKHFERNPIKLGGPGTTVQIDESCFSHKPKHHRGRSPQNPLWVFGIVDPTSSPSLGYMEIVDSRNAETLLPIIRKVVMPGTIIHSDQWKAYRNIERDLGYTHHTVNHSVNFVDRTTGVHTQAVESYWNKHKIRIKRMIGCKREFLNSYLHEFMWSERNKNDKFHRFCETIARQYYFN